The Actinoplanes sp. N902-109 genomic interval AGCGTTGCCCCCGTCGAGGCGCAACGTGGCTGGGGCAACGTCATGTACATCCCGGCCGCTCCGTGGTGCCCGCGCAACGAGGCCTACGCGGCGAGCGTGCGGGAAGCCTTCCGTAAGGGGGAGAGCCCCAGCGACTTCCCGGCCGAGCACTACGAGCGCGACTGGCCCGATCGTTTCCGGCCCGAGGAGCTCAACGAGATCGGCCGGCGTGGCCTCGGACTGGCTTGAGCGGCATGCTTGACGTGCACTTATGGTCATCTGGCGATTAGACGATAATTATTGAAAACGATTACCGTTCTGCTCCTCAGGAACGGAGTTGTTTTGTGAAACGCATTCTTGTGTCCGCGGCTGCTGCCGGCCTTACTCTGCTGGCTGCCGGGTGCAGCGGCTCCGACGCCGGCAGCACCGCCGCACCGGGGTCCGCGACGCCGGGCCCCGGCGCGCTGGCTGTGGTCGCCACCACCCCGGAAGTCGCCGACTTCGTCCGTGTGATCGGCGGCGACGACGTCCGGGTCACCCAGATCATCAAGCCCAACGTCGACCCGCACGACTACGAGCCCACCCCGGCCGACATCCAGGCGATCGGCACGGCGAAGCTGGTCGTGAAGAACGGTGTCGGCCTTGAGAGATGGCTTGACCAGACGATTGACTCGGCCGGATTCACCGGTACGGTCGTCGACTCAAGTCAAGGTGTCGCCATCCGCAAGGGTGACCCCGGCGACCAGGAGATGGCGGACGGCGACCCGCACATCTGGCACAACCCGCAGAACGCCAAGATCATGGTCACCAACATCGAGAAGGCGCTCGCCGCAGCCGATTCCTCGCACGCCCCGGCGTACCAGAAGAATGTCACGGACTACGCGGCGAAACTCGACAAGCTCGACGCCGACAACGAGGCGGCCTTCGCCAGAATCCCCGCGGCGCAGCGCAAGCTGGTCACCAACCATGACGCCTTCGGCTACTACGTCGACCGTTACCGGCTGCAGTTCGTCGGCTCGGTGATCCCGAGCCTGGACACCGCGGCCGAGCTGTCCGCCCAGCAGCTCACCGACCTGGTGGCGAAGATCGAGGCCACCGGGACCAAGGCCGTCTTCACCGAGAGCTCGTTGCCACCCAAGAGCGCCGAGGCCATCGCGAAGCAGGCCGGCGTCAAGGTGATCGGCGGCGAGGATGCCCTGTACGGCGACAGCCTCGGCGTGCGGGGGACACCGCAGGGCACCTATCTGGGCGCCGAGGAGCACAACACGCAGGTCATCACGTCGGCGCTGGCGGGCTGAGATGGGTGATGCCGGGGCCGCGCCGCGCACGGCGCAGCAGCAGCCGGTCCAGGCGTTACGGTTCGCCGGGGTCAGCGTCGGCTACCAGGGCACACCGGTGCTGACCCACGTCGAGCTGTCGCTGGATGCCGGTGAGCGGCTCGCGCTGGTCGGTCCGAACGGGGCCGGCAAGTCAACATTGATCAAGTCGATGCTCGGCCTGGTATCCATCGTCGACGGTCAAGCCATGGTGCTCGGGCAACCGCCGGCCCAGGCGCGTGCCAGCACCGGCTATGTGCCACAGACCGACGCACTGGACGCCGACTTCCCGGTCACCGCGGCCCAGGTCGTGCTGATGGGCCGCTACCGCCGCATCGGCTGGTGGCGGCCCACCCGCAGCGCCGACCGGGCGGCCGTGCGGGAGGCCCTCGACCGGGTCGGGCTGGCCGACCGGGCCGGCCGGCACTTCGGCACGCTGTCCGGTGGGCAGCGGCAACGGGTGCTGCTGGCCCGGGCCATCGCCGCCGAACCGCGGCTGCTGCTGCTCGACGAGCCGTTCAACGGCGTCGACGCGGTGAGCCAGGAGGCCATCGTGCGGGTGCTCCGGGAGCTGAGCGCGGCCGGCACGGCGCTGGTGCTCAGCACCCACGATCTGACCGTTGCCCGCGAACTGGCCGATCAGGTGTGCCTGCTCAATGGGCGGCAGTGGGCGGTCGGGCCGCCTGGTGACACGTTGACCGCCGACGTGTTGCGCCGCGCCTACGGTGGTCATGCGATCGATGTTGACGACGTCGTGGTGGTCGAGCCGTGATCGAGCCGTTCACCGTCCCGTTCATGAGCCGGGCGCTGGCAGAACTGGTGCTGCTCGCGCTGATCTGCGGTCCGGTCAGTGCCTTCGTCTTCATCCGGCGACTGTCGTTCGTCTCGGATGCGTTGACGCACACGGTGTTCCCCGGTGTGGTCATCGGTTTCGTGGCGGGTGGCGTGGAAGGCGTCTTCGTGGGAGCGCTGATCGCCGGCGTGGTCACCGCTGTCGTGTTGACCGCGTTGACCCGGGGCGCCATGTTGACTGACGATGCGTCGACTGCAGTCGTGTTGACCGCCATGTTCTCGTTCGGTGTTGTGCTGGTTTCGCGGCGGTCCTCGTACACCGCGGATCTGACGTCTTTCCTGTTCGGGCGAATCTTGACCGTGACGCCGCGGCAACTCACCGAGACCGCCGTGCTGGCGATCGTGATCCTCGGGACGCTGCTCGTGCTGGCGCGGGCTTTGCTGTTCCGCACGTTCGACCCGGTCGGGGCGGCAGCTGCGGGTTACCGTATCGGCTGGCTCGACCTGGCACTCAACGTACTGGTCGCGCTTGTCGTCGTCGCTGCGGTGCGGGCCGTGGGCACCATTCTGGTCGTCGCCCTGCTCATCGTGCCGGCCGCGGCGGCGCGCATGCTCAGCTCCCGGCTGCTGCCGATGGCTCTGCTGGGCACCGGGCTGATCGGGCTCGCCGGGTACGCCGGTCTGTGGGCGAGCTGGACCGCGTCCATCGACTACGGCATCTCGCTGACGTCTGCTTCGGCGGTGGTGCTGGCGCTTGTCCTCGCATATCTGATGCTCCTGCCGGTCGGGCTGTGGCGCTCGGCGTCGGCGTCCCGCCTGTCCGGTCCTGCTGCCGTCCAGTCCGCGGTGCATGGTGACGGTGCCCGGCATGGCGATGGTGCTCGGCATGGCGATGGTGCTCGGCACGGCGAAGGTGCCCGGCACGGCGACGGTGCCCGGTTTGGTGATGGGGGGCAGCTCGGTGGTGGGCGCCGCCCCGAAGGACAGCCGGTGCGAGGTGGGTGCGGGTGAACTGGTGGGATGACGCGCTGCACCGGGCGACGGCTGAGGTGGTGCTGGTCGGGGCGCTGGCCGGGCTTGTCGGGGTCCAAGTGGTGGTACGGCGGCTGTCGTTCTTCACGATGGCGTTGACGCATGCGACGTTTCCCGGGGTGGTGGCTGCATCCATCATCGGCGTCAACATGTTCATCGGTGGGGTGGTGGCCGGCGCTGTGGTGGCGGTAGGAGTTGCCGCGCTGAGCCGGCGGCGAGGGCAGAACGCTGCTGCGGCTACCGGGGTCGTGCTGGCCGGAGGGTTCGCGTTGGGGACCGGGCTGGTGGCCACGCAGCAGGGGTTCAGCCGTGACCTGTCGGCCTTTCTCGTCGGGTCGGTGCTGACTGTCACGCCGCGGGATCTCCTGACCACCGCCGTGGTGCTCGGTGCGGTGGCGGTCGTGCTGGTAGTGCTCGCGCGGCCGTTGCTGTTCAGCGGGTTCGACCGCGCCGGGGCCCGGGCGGCCGGCTTCCGCCCGGGAGTGTGGGACCTCGTGCTGCTGCTGACCATCGAGGTCGTGGTGGTCACCGTGGTCCCCGCCGTCGGGACGATCCTGGCGCTGGCGCTCATCGTTGCTCCGGCCGCGGCGGCGCGGTTGTGGACCACCCGGCTGGGCGTCATCACCGCGCTGGCCGTCGGTTTCGGTGCGGTGAGCGGGCTCGGTGGCCTCTATGCGTCCAGCCGGTGGAACGTGGCGGCCGGCGCGAGCATCACGTTGACAGCAACGGGGATTCTGCTCATGTCGATCGTGTTGACTCGATCGGTGCGTACGGCATGAGCGTGTCGCTGGACCGGGCGGTTGTGGTGCTCCGTGCCATGGCGTACGAGCACCGGCTGCACATCCTGATGCTGCTGCGCGACCGGGAGCACACGCCCGCCACGTTGGCCGAGGCCATCCCCGCGGACCCCACCGCGGTCGCCCATCACCTGCGCTTCCTCCGGGATGCGCGGCTGGTGCGCAGGCAGCGCCGGGGCCGGAACGTGTACTACGCGCTGGGCGGAGACGGAACCGGCCGGCTGCTGGCGGAGGTGCTGCACTACGCCGACGTCCAAGGAGGGACCGGGCCGGGCGCCACACGCTGAGCGAGTGCCGGGCAGCCGCTGCCGGGCCGTCCACGCGGCACGGGGCACGCGGCACGGGGCACGCGGCACGGGGCACGCGGCACGGGGCACGCGGCAAGGGGCACGGGGCACGCGGCAAGGGGCACGGGGCACGGGGCACGCGCTGAAGCGGGGAAGGGAGGCGCTATGTCGTGAAGCCGAGGAACTGCTGGGCGAGCAGCAGCAGGTTCAACCCGGCGAGCACGGTGACGACGACCGTCATGGCGGTGATCGTGGCGCGGGTGTTCACGTGGCTGCCCATGATGTCGCGGCGGCTGGTGAGCCACAGCAGTGCTCCGAGCGCGAACGGGATGCCGAACGACAGTGTTACCTGGCTCAGCACCAGGGCGCGGGTGGGATCGACGCCCGCGAGGAGCAGCGCCAGGGCTGGAGCCATGGTGACCGCGCGGCGCAGCCAGACGGGCAGCTTCAGGTTGAGGAAGCCGTCCATGATGATCTGCCCGGCGGCCGTGCCGACGCTGGACGAGGAGATGCCGGAGGCCAGCAGCGCCGCGGCGAACGCCAGCGCGGCCGAGCCACCGACGATCTGGCCGATACCGTTGTGCACGGCGTCGAGGCCGAGGGCCGGGGTGCCGGGGCCGGTGTGGAAGAGTTCGGCGGCGATGGCCAGCATGCTCAGGTTGACGAGACCGGCGATCCCCATGGCGATGCCGATGTCGACGCGGACGTACCGCAACAGCTGCCGCCGACCGGTCCCGCCGGCCGAGCCGATGGTGGCACCAACCCCCACCGAATCCGAGGCGGCATCGCTTCCCGCGCCCGCGGTGGCGGCGACGCCCGCAGCCGTGCCCGGGGTGGCAGTGACGCCCGCAGCCGCGGTGGCAGTGACGCCCGCAGCCGCGGTGGCAGCGACGCCCGTCGCGCCGTCTGCGAGGCCGGCCGAGAAAGCGGCGACCCGGGTGCTCATCAGGCCGGAGTGCAGGTAGATGGCGTGCGGCATGACCGTTGCACCGATGATGCCCACGGCCAGCAGCAGCGTGTCGGGGCCGCCGGGGGCCGGGACCAGGCCGGTCAGCAAGCCGGTCGGGTCGGGCGGGACGCGCATCAGCAGGTAGAGGAAGCCCGCGCAGATCAGGGCGAGCAGGAAGCCGACGGCCAGTTCGAACGGCCGGTGGCCGCGGCGCTGGAAGGCCAGCACGGCGAACGACAGGACCGCGGTGACCAGGGCGGCCAGGGCGAGGGGCATGCCGAACAGCA includes:
- a CDS encoding helix-turn-helix transcriptional regulator, producing the protein MSVSLDRAVVVLRAMAYEHRLHILMLLRDREHTPATLAEAIPADPTAVAHHLRFLRDARLVRRQRRGRNVYYALGGDGTGRLLAEVLHYADVQGGTGPGATR
- a CDS encoding metal ABC transporter ATP-binding protein, with translation MGDAGAAPRTAQQQPVQALRFAGVSVGYQGTPVLTHVELSLDAGERLALVGPNGAGKSTLIKSMLGLVSIVDGQAMVLGQPPAQARASTGYVPQTDALDADFPVTAAQVVLMGRYRRIGWWRPTRSADRAAVREALDRVGLADRAGRHFGTLSGGQRQRVLLARAIAAEPRLLLLDEPFNGVDAVSQEAIVRVLRELSAAGTALVLSTHDLTVARELADQVCLLNGRQWAVGPPGDTLTADVLRRAYGGHAIDVDDVVVVEP
- a CDS encoding metal ABC transporter permease — its product is MIEPFTVPFMSRALAELVLLALICGPVSAFVFIRRLSFVSDALTHTVFPGVVIGFVAGGVEGVFVGALIAGVVTAVVLTALTRGAMLTDDASTAVVLTAMFSFGVVLVSRRSSYTADLTSFLFGRILTVTPRQLTETAVLAIVILGTLLVLARALLFRTFDPVGAAAAGYRIGWLDLALNVLVALVVVAAVRAVGTILVVALLIVPAAAARMLSSRLLPMALLGTGLIGLAGYAGLWASWTASIDYGISLTSASAVVLALVLAYLMLLPVGLWRSASASRLSGPAAVQSAVHGDGARHGDGARHGDGARHGEGARHGDGARFGDGGQLGGGRRPEGQPVRGGCG
- a CDS encoding Nramp family divalent metal transporter, whose product is MRVVAALGPAFVAAVAYLDPGNFATNFAGGSSTGYRLVWVVVLANLVAMPIQYLAAKLGVVTGRSLPQLCRSTMSRPARRLMWAQAEIVAMATDLAEFVGAAVGLNLLFGMPLALAALVTAVLSFAVLAFQRRGHRPFELAVGFLLALICAGFLYLLMRVPPDPTGLLTGLVPAPGGPDTLLLAVGIIGATVMPHAIYLHSGLMSTRVAAFSAGLADGATGVAATAAAGVTATAAAGVTATPGTAAGVAATAGAGSDAASDSVGVGATIGSAGGTGRRQLLRYVRVDIGIAMGIAGLVNLSMLAIAAELFHTGPGTPALGLDAVHNGIGQIVGGSAALAFAAALLASGISSSSVGTAAGQIIMDGFLNLKLPVWLRRAVTMAPALALLLAGVDPTRALVLSQVTLSFGIPFALGALLWLTSRRDIMGSHVNTRATITAMTVVVTVLAGLNLLLLAQQFLGFTT
- a CDS encoding metal ABC transporter permease, which gives rise to MNWWDDALHRATAEVVLVGALAGLVGVQVVVRRLSFFTMALTHATFPGVVAASIIGVNMFIGGVVAGAVVAVGVAALSRRRGQNAAAATGVVLAGGFALGTGLVATQQGFSRDLSAFLVGSVLTVTPRDLLTTAVVLGAVAVVLVVLARPLLFSGFDRAGARAAGFRPGVWDLVLLLTIEVVVVTVVPAVGTILALALIVAPAAAARLWTTRLGVITALAVGFGAVSGLGGLYASSRWNVAAGASITLTATGILLMSIVLTRSVRTA
- a CDS encoding metal ABC transporter substrate-binding protein codes for the protein MKRILVSAAAAGLTLLAAGCSGSDAGSTAAPGSATPGPGALAVVATTPEVADFVRVIGGDDVRVTQIIKPNVDPHDYEPTPADIQAIGTAKLVVKNGVGLERWLDQTIDSAGFTGTVVDSSQGVAIRKGDPGDQEMADGDPHIWHNPQNAKIMVTNIEKALAAADSSHAPAYQKNVTDYAAKLDKLDADNEAAFARIPAAQRKLVTNHDAFGYYVDRYRLQFVGSVIPSLDTAAELSAQQLTDLVAKIEATGTKAVFTESSLPPKSAEAIAKQAGVKVIGGEDALYGDSLGVRGTPQGTYLGAEEHNTQVITSALAG